In Rhodospirillum rubrum ATCC 11170, a genomic segment contains:
- a CDS encoding prepilin peptidase — translation MGAGLGALAGLGAGGLAACLRASAAPPAHRLSFIRAGTLAGVGASCGIAFALLSPDTAALPYSLGAALVGVALLLAIAVIDIDLGVIHDILVLPLALVLLVWRIALGDGALSPLLSGAIAFVLAQGLRLAYRAVRRREGLGAGDLGVIAAAGVALGPAEAPVFLMTAGVAGVVWGLASRRYGDRPFPFAPALAFGLVMAMLARLGTLG, via the coding sequence GTGGGGGCCGGTCTCGGGGCCTTGGCCGGCCTGGGCGCCGGCGGTCTCGCCGCCTGTCTTCGCGCCTCCGCCGCGCCGCCGGCCCACCGCCTTTCTTTTATCCGGGCCGGGACGCTTGCCGGGGTTGGAGCAAGCTGTGGCATTGCCTTCGCCCTGCTCTCGCCCGACACCGCCGCCTTGCCCTATTCCCTGGGCGCGGCCCTGGTCGGGGTGGCCTTGCTGCTGGCCATCGCCGTCATCGATATCGATCTCGGCGTCATCCACGACATCCTTGTTCTTCCCCTTGCCCTGGTTTTGCTGGTTTGGCGGATCGCTCTGGGGGATGGCGCGCTGTCCCCCCTGCTTTCCGGGGCAATCGCTTTCGTCCTCGCCCAGGGCCTGCGGCTGGCTTATCGGGCCGTGCGTCGGCGAGAGGGGCTTGGCGCCGGTGATCTTGGGGTGATCGCCGCCGCCGGAGTGGCGCTTGGCCCGGCCGAGGCGCCGGTTTTCCTGATGACGGCGGGCGTCGCGGGGGTGGTCTGGGGGCTGGCGAGCCGGCGGTACGGCGATCGCCCCTTCCCCTTTGCCCCCGCCCTGGCGTTCGGTCTGGTGATGGCGATGCTGGCGCGGCTGGGTACCCTGGGATAA
- a CDS encoding type II secretion system protein GspD: MRAPVRRIALLCALMPGLAGCEPFDGAGGLTKDDYRALLARRGGGPSPLPEPPIPPLLEPQLAALPAPEEARRVTVIAQSPTPVADLLVALCREVGVDLEMSPEVGGLVVLSLRDRPFPEVVGRLGAMAGLDITLVDGVVRVDLDRPLPAIYHLDALNMARSSEGSVSTSTDVFTSVAAKGNSRDSRGNASASLVSSASKADLWGEVAGGLGQILGRAEGDPLAEEARDGVARGGFHINRQAGLITVVGRRAQQREVADYLAGVRQSMATQVLIEAKIVEVTLKDQYRGGIDWKVLTDGGEFLLDIPGAAGVVAPPLTDAAATLSLGTRATLGPVELSALVQFIKTFGAVRTLSSPRLTVMNNQTAVLKVAENEVYFVVDVDTVTSDGVTQTTYSSEINTVPIGLVMTVQPSVEPGGGRVTLGLRPTISRIADRVADPAVSLQNLSVQSLIPVVEVRELDSVVTIDNGAVVVMGGLMQERMGRDEEGVPGLGDVPLIGRAFRHDSADTDVVELVVLLRATVIGGAHSHPADRQLYRIYTPDPRPLAM; the protein is encoded by the coding sequence ATGAGAGCGCCGGTCCGCCGCATTGCCCTGCTCTGCGCCCTGATGCCGGGCCTGGCGGGCTGTGAGCCTTTCGATGGCGCCGGCGGCCTGACCAAAGACGATTATCGCGCCTTGCTCGCCCGCCGTGGCGGGGGGCCGTCCCCCCTTCCCGAACCGCCGATTCCGCCGCTGCTGGAACCCCAGCTTGCCGCCTTGCCCGCCCCCGAGGAGGCGCGCCGGGTGACGGTGATCGCCCAAAGCCCGACGCCGGTGGCCGATCTGCTGGTCGCCCTGTGCCGCGAAGTCGGGGTCGATCTGGAAATGAGCCCCGAGGTCGGCGGCCTTGTCGTTCTCTCCCTGCGCGACCGGCCCTTTCCCGAGGTCGTCGGCCGTTTGGGGGCGATGGCTGGGCTTGATATCACCCTGGTCGACGGGGTGGTCAGGGTCGATCTCGATCGGCCGCTGCCGGCGATCTACCACCTTGACGCCCTTAACATGGCGCGCAGTTCGGAAGGCAGCGTCTCGACCAGCACCGATGTCTTCACCAGCGTTGCCGCCAAGGGAAACTCTCGCGACAGTCGGGGCAACGCCTCGGCCAGTCTGGTCAGCAGCGCGTCGAAAGCCGATCTGTGGGGCGAGGTGGCCGGCGGGCTTGGCCAGATCCTGGGCCGGGCCGAGGGCGACCCGCTGGCCGAGGAGGCCCGCGACGGCGTGGCGCGCGGTGGGTTTCACATCAACCGTCAGGCCGGGCTGATCACCGTCGTCGGCCGCCGCGCCCAGCAGCGCGAGGTGGCCGATTATCTGGCCGGGGTGCGCCAATCGATGGCGACCCAGGTGCTGATCGAAGCCAAGATCGTCGAGGTCACGCTGAAGGACCAGTATCGCGGCGGCATCGATTGGAAGGTGCTGACCGATGGCGGGGAATTTCTGCTTGATATCCCGGGAGCGGCCGGGGTGGTCGCCCCGCCTTTGACCGACGCGGCGGCGACGTTGAGCCTGGGGACGCGGGCCACGCTGGGTCCGGTGGAGTTATCGGCACTGGTACAATTCATCAAGACCTTCGGCGCCGTGCGCACCCTGTCGAGCCCCCGGCTGACGGTGATGAACAATCAGACGGCGGTGCTCAAGGTCGCCGAGAACGAGGTCTATTTCGTTGTCGATGTCGATACGGTGACCAGCGACGGCGTGACCCAGACCACCTATTCCAGCGAGATCAATACGGTTCCCATCGGTCTGGTGATGACCGTCCAGCCCAGTGTCGAGCCCGGCGGCGGCCGCGTCACCCTGGGCCTGCGCCCGACCATCTCGCGCATCGCCGACCGTGTCGCCGATCCGGCGGTGTCGTTGCAAAACCTGTCGGTGCAATCGCTTATTCCGGTGGTCGAGGTCCGCGAACTCGATTCGGTGGTGACCATCGACAATGGCGCCGTGGTGGTGATGGGCGGCCTGATGCAAGAACGCATGGGCCGCGACGAGGAGGGCGTGCCCGGGTTGGGCGACGTTCCGCTGATCGGCCGGGCCTTTCGCCATGACAGCGCCGATACGGACGTGGTGGAACTGGTGGTGCTGTTGCGCGCCACCGTGATCGGCGGCGCCCATAGCCATCCCGCCGATCGCCAGCTTTATCGCATCTATACCCCCGATCCCCGGCCCTTGGCGATGTAG
- a CDS encoding prepilin-type N-terminal cleavage/methylation domain-containing protein — protein MKRSFVLRSGGSRLRAGFTLIEMSVVLVLVGLLLGGVLKGQQLIESTRLKMTISQWEATRTAVSAFEDRFGALPGDFDEAATFLAGGVADGDGNGVIGTAGLTMGAAPAAESGLAWVHLAYGNFLAGVRLGTAADGSDTTMPARLSGESLAIIHGRFGRTAATGHWLRLQDTPRGPTRAALSGAQAREIDIRYDDGNADSGYIVMSAPDGETGTADLCKDADGFYVGGAAGLCNPVLFLQ, from the coding sequence ATGAAACGCTCCTTTGTCTTGCGCTCCGGGGGCTCGCGCCTGCGCGCCGGCTTCACCCTGATCGAGATGTCGGTGGTGCTGGTGCTGGTCGGGCTGTTGTTGGGCGGCGTGCTCAAGGGCCAGCAGTTGATCGAAAGCACCCGCCTGAAGATGACGATCAGCCAGTGGGAGGCCACCCGCACGGCGGTCAGCGCCTTTGAAGACCGCTTCGGCGCCTTGCCTGGCGATTTCGACGAGGCGGCGACCTTCCTGGCCGGCGGCGTCGCCGATGGCGATGGCAATGGGGTGATCGGTACCGCCGGTCTGACCATGGGGGCGGCGCCCGCCGCCGAATCGGGACTGGCCTGGGTGCATCTCGCCTATGGCAATTTCCTGGCCGGGGTGCGGCTGGGAACGGCGGCGGATGGCAGCGACACCACCATGCCCGCCCGGTTGTCAGGGGAATCCCTGGCGATCATCCATGGCCGCTTCGGCCGCACGGCGGCGACGGGGCATTGGCTGCGGTTGCAAGATACCCCTCGCGGTCCGACCCGGGCGGCGTTGTCGGGGGCCCAGGCCCGCGAGATCGATATCCGCTATGACGATGGCAATGCCGATAGCGGCTATATCGTGATGAGCGCCCCCGATGGGGAAACCGGAACCGCCGACCTTTGCAAGGATGCCGATGGCTTCTATGTCGGAGGCGCGGCCGGGTTGTGCAATCCGGTGTTGTTTTTGCAGTGA
- a CDS encoding GspE/PulE family protein gives MTKEGEEGRRGMGPETPASEGRRRTLASALREEDRTGATAWPQTEEGEPGSPRDAGAGEGGVVPTPLLRLSSALARRMGGAPLAPTLGQSLELAMADHADDEKADSLAHSAPPPPTTARRAAAPPALVPALGLGDQLLAGGLISRDQMRVAHIEQKRSGAPLGQVLVDLGFITDGVLAEVLAQSSGHDRFDAASTLADPAALAPLPEREARRLRVFPVGLRGSLLRLAMVDPLDVVAIDEVRRHYGRDVRIEPVVSSEAEIAQAIDRSYGHVLALDGVLRELETLGAAGADPESLRDTDSHPVVRLVNALLLDAVKRRASDLHFEPQGAFLRVRLRIDGTLSQTLIFHKQYWPAVAQRLKILAGMNIADRLGPQDGRFSMAIAHRKIDFRASVIPTVHGENMVLRVLDRSATPLKLEQLALAHGTLDPLELLVRRPEGLLLVTGPTGSGKTTTLYALMDHISGPEITIVTLEDPVEYDLPLLRQTQVREGARLGFADGIRALLRQDPDVMLVGEIRDADTAAMALRAAMTGHQVYATLHANDAPSALPRLMDLGLRPGLLAGSLIGVLAQRLVRRLCPHCRQSYRASPVECKILGLDATDPPEIFRARGCEACGQTGYHGRVPISELLSISPEIDDLIASAAPLAEIRALATRQGYRPMLDDGARLVCEGVIDVAALMRAIDVTRRLA, from the coding sequence ATGACCAAGGAAGGCGAAGAGGGTCGGCGCGGGATGGGGCCGGAGACCCCGGCGAGCGAGGGACGCCGCCGCACCCTGGCCTCGGCCCTGCGCGAAGAGGATCGCACCGGGGCCACGGCCTGGCCGCAGACCGAGGAGGGCGAGCCCGGATCCCCGCGCGACGCTGGCGCCGGCGAGGGGGGCGTTGTGCCCACGCCCTTGCTGCGGCTGTCTTCGGCCCTGGCCCGGCGGATGGGCGGCGCCCCCCTCGCCCCGACCCTTGGCCAATCCCTGGAACTGGCCATGGCCGATCACGCCGACGATGAAAAGGCCGACTCCCTGGCCCATTCGGCCCCGCCACCACCGACGACCGCGCGCCGCGCCGCCGCGCCGCCGGCCCTGGTGCCGGCGCTGGGGTTGGGCGATCAGCTGCTGGCCGGCGGGTTGATCTCACGCGATCAGATGCGGGTGGCCCATATCGAACAAAAGCGCTCCGGGGCGCCCTTGGGGCAGGTTCTGGTCGATCTTGGGTTCATCACCGATGGCGTGCTGGCCGAGGTGCTGGCCCAAAGCAGCGGTCACGACCGCTTTGACGCCGCGTCGACGCTTGCCGATCCGGCGGCCCTGGCGCCCTTGCCCGAACGCGAGGCCCGGCGTTTGCGGGTGTTCCCCGTCGGCCTGCGCGGCTCGCTGCTGCGCTTGGCCATGGTCGATCCCCTTGATGTGGTGGCGATCGACGAGGTGCGCCGCCACTATGGCCGCGATGTGCGGATCGAACCGGTGGTGTCGTCGGAGGCCGAGATCGCCCAGGCCATCGATCGCAGCTATGGCCATGTCCTGGCCCTTGATGGCGTGCTGCGCGAGCTTGAAACCCTGGGGGCGGCCGGCGCCGATCCGGAAAGCTTGCGTGATACCGACTCCCACCCGGTGGTGCGGCTGGTCAACGCCCTGCTGCTCGACGCCGTCAAGCGCCGGGCCTCGGATCTGCATTTCGAGCCCCAAGGGGCCTTTTTGCGGGTGCGCCTGCGCATCGACGGCACGCTGAGCCAGACGCTGATCTTCCATAAGCAATATTGGCCGGCGGTGGCCCAGCGCCTGAAGATCCTGGCCGGAATGAACATCGCCGACCGCCTGGGGCCCCAGGATGGCCGGTTCTCGATGGCTATCGCCCACCGCAAGATCGACTTCCGCGCCTCGGTCATCCCCACTGTCCATGGCGAGAACATGGTGCTGCGCGTGCTCGATCGCTCGGCCACCCCGCTCAAGCTCGAGCAACTGGCCTTGGCCCATGGCACGCTCGATCCCCTGGAACTGCTGGTCCGCCGGCCCGAAGGCCTGCTGTTGGTCACCGGCCCCACCGGTTCGGGCAAGACCACCACGCTTTACGCCTTGATGGACCATATCAGCGGCCCCGAGATCACCATCGTCACCTTGGAGGATCCGGTCGAATACGACCTGCCGCTGCTGCGTCAGACCCAGGTGCGCGAAGGGGCGCGGCTGGGCTTCGCCGATGGCATCCGCGCCCTGCTGCGCCAGGATCCCGATGTCATGCTGGTCGGCGAGATCCGCGATGCCGATACCGCCGCCATGGCCCTGCGCGCGGCGATGACCGGCCATCAGGTCTATGCGACGCTGCACGCCAATGACGCGCCTTCGGCCCTGCCGCGGCTGATGGATCTGGGGCTGCGGCCGGGGCTGCTCGCCGGCTCGCTGATCGGCGTTCTCGCCCAGCGTCTGGTGCGCCGCCTGTGTCCGCACTGCCGGCAGAGCTATCGCGCCTCGCCGGTGGAATGCAAGATCCTGGGCCTTGATGCCACGGATCCGCCCGAGATCTTCCGGGCGCGCGGCTGCGAGGCCTGCGGTCAAACCGGCTATCACGGCCGGGTGCCGATCAGCGAATTGCTGAGCATTAGCCCCGAGATCGACGACCTCATCGCCAGCGCCGCGCCCTTGGCCGAGATCCGCGCCCTGGCGACCCGTCAGGGCTATCGGCCGATGCTCGATGACGGGGCGCGGCTGGTCTGCGAGGGGGTGATCGATGTGGCGGCGCTGATGCGCGCCATCGACGTGACCCGCCGGCTGGCCTGA
- a CDS encoding type II secretion system F family protein, whose translation MTLYAYRAVNARGRVVRGRLEAEGEGALQRGLLGAGLHLLAARPASRPDRRGPLAWIGGLVGRRGAIAERELQQLFLHLDRALGAGVPLLEALDDIGEVTGDGRLRMILRRVRGDLSQGLALSDALGRHERALGPMVAPVVRAGEESGDLGGAFGPLVAHLRWREDLGRRLRKATRYPLVVLGAIALLFVFLMAVVVPDLASFLGGLGEGLPPQTRALIGLSGLIVDHAFALGFLALAGLLAPGLARRMSDEAAYRLDAWILALPLGGPLIRRIALSRFCHFFALMVGAGVPLAVCLATARGVLGNRCLAEALDTATAAVTAGHPLSDALRLSGQFPPLVTRMVRIGEDGGDLAGALGHVSAFHDGDVAEATDRLIGLLEPALLLVAGGLLGWIVWAVLLPVYDSLIVLAG comes from the coding sequence ATGACGCTTTACGCCTATCGCGCCGTCAACGCCCGGGGCCGGGTGGTGCGCGGGCGATTGGAGGCCGAGGGCGAAGGCGCCCTTCAGCGCGGCCTGCTGGGCGCCGGGCTGCATCTGTTGGCGGCCCGCCCGGCAAGCCGGCCCGATCGGCGGGGGCCGCTGGCCTGGATCGGCGGGCTGGTCGGGCGGCGCGGCGCCATCGCCGAGCGCGAGCTTCAACAGTTGTTCCTGCATCTCGACCGCGCCCTGGGCGCCGGGGTGCCGCTGCTCGAAGCCCTTGATGATATCGGCGAGGTGACCGGCGACGGTCGGCTGCGGATGATCTTGCGGCGGGTGCGCGGCGATCTGTCCCAGGGCCTCGCGCTGTCGGACGCGCTGGGGCGGCACGAGCGGGCTCTGGGGCCGATGGTCGCCCCCGTGGTGCGGGCCGGCGAGGAAAGCGGCGATCTGGGCGGCGCCTTCGGCCCTCTGGTTGCCCACCTGCGCTGGCGCGAGGATCTGGGGCGGCGGCTGCGCAAGGCCACGCGCTACCCCCTCGTCGTTCTTGGCGCCATCGCCTTGCTGTTCGTTTTCCTGATGGCGGTGGTGGTACCCGATCTCGCCAGCTTCCTCGGCGGTTTGGGCGAGGGCCTGCCGCCGCAGACCCGGGCGCTGATCGGGCTGTCGGGGCTGATCGTCGACCATGCCTTCGCCTTGGGCTTTCTGGCCCTTGCCGGCCTTCTCGCGCCCGGTCTGGCGCGGCGGATGTCCGATGAAGCCGCCTATCGCCTGGATGCCTGGATCCTTGCCTTGCCGCTGGGCGGACCGCTGATCCGGCGTATCGCGCTCTCGCGCTTTTGCCATTTCTTCGCCCTGATGGTCGGCGCCGGGGTGCCGCTGGCGGTCTGCCTTGCCACCGCGCGCGGCGTTCTGGGCAATCGCTGCCTGGCCGAGGCCCTGGATACGGCGACGGCGGCGGTCACCGCCGGTCATCCGCTGTCCGATGCCCTGCGGCTTTCGGGGCAGTTTCCGCCGCTGGTCACCCGCATGGTGCGCATCGGCGAGGATGGCGGCGATCTGGCCGGGGCCCTGGGCCATGTCAGCGCCTTCCATGACGGCGATGTCGCCGAGGCCACCGACCGGCTGATCGGCTTGCTTGAACCCGCCTTGCTGTTGGTCGCGGGCGGTCTGCTGGGCTGGATCGTCTGGGCGGTGCTGCTGCCGGTCTATGACAGCCTGATCGTCTTGGCCGGTTGA